The DNA window gacacatgttaaatatattaatacgttacaactctgtttaatattatattggatttttattatttatttatttatttatatgaaaaaatatttaagtAACCACATACGTCATCTcgccaccctaaaaactaggaatcagttacaatataaaaaactaatagatggtttagattaatctaaacttaaatggacgactaatattaaaagaaagtgaaaataagattacaatacgtacgtcctgctaccactcgccctaTGCTTATTATGGTTGAATTATAGGGAAAATTATGTCCCTCCCCACAGTTTGTTAAAATTATACGTGGATCGAAGGGTTTGGTGAATATACTGTTAGTTTCAAACAGTAAAAGACCGTATTACCCTTTAATGGAAGAGAGTCTCATCCGTACCCCTGTACTCTGTTCTTTGACCTCCTCATCCTGATCCGATCGTCACCACCGCCGCCGCTATTATCGCGGtggtacctctctctctcttcatggcCTCGGCAAAAGGGAGCCGGTAGAAACCAAGAGATTCAGAGAAGTTGAATACTTGAAAGGAAATTAAATCTGttcctcagagagagagagagagagagagagagatgcaggtAAAGCAGAGTGGcagaggagagggagaaatgtTGCTCCTTTGTATGGACTGATGATACGAGGAAGGTATAGAAATTCTTTTGCTTGGTTGTGACTGATTTCTGGTTTCTAGAGTTTACAGTTGGCTTCACATACTTCTCCAAAAGCGCTTCCTCAGATGTATTCCATGCTCTAACCGGAGTTTGTTGCTCTTTTGAAACCAACCATTTTGACATCAATATCTTCCAAACCTCAAATTTAGGgataatcttttttttagaaCTGAGGTTTGTGGTCTCACACAATGAGCTGGAAGAGGAGCAAGAACGGGTTGAAGCTTGAAAGGGttccaaaaaaattataccACACACGATCAAGCCACCGACGATCGGGAGTTGTTGTTCCAAACTCCTCACAATCGATCGCAGCGATGTCCTAAGattcctctctttccttccatTTAACGATTTGAGATGTAAATGGGTAAAAAACCGGGTGGGGTGTACTGGGATGGATCCAGAGTCTAGTGGTCAGAGTCTATTCACTGGGAGGAAAACAGTGGCCCCCTGGTGTATCTGGCATCGTCGGAGCCAACACCGGCGGAGTAACATTTTCTAATTCTAGCatctattcctcttcttcttcctcttttagtTCTGTTTCgtttaaaaaaatctcaaatggctTGACTGAGAAATTAGGAATTCTCAATTTACATACCTTTGccggttcttttttttttttctctctgaaTTAGAACGGACTATCACTAAAGAGGAATTGAGGTCAATTCCTTAAAAGATACACAGAAAACTGATCATAGACACagagaaaaaatcaaataaattatttggaatttttttgagGTTTTGCTAAGGAATAGGAAGAAAATAGGAATCCAGTCTGTTGGCCACAAGTCTGTTTGGTGAATTTGATCTTTGTCATGTGTGTgtgatttgagtttttatcacAGTAGTGAACGGAGAGCGGTGAACGAAGATgaagagggaggaggaagaaaacaGGAAGAAAAAGATATTAGGGTATATAGAGTATTTTCGGTATAAGAAAGTATGATATTAGGTGATGTCATCAATTAACAGTGTTAACGGGGATTAACAGATTTgacctaattgtaagaatttTAAAAAGTACATAGGAGGGGGTGTAATCCTTCAAACCCTTGAATCCACGTGTAATTTTGATAAACTATCAAGGAGGGGAACGTAATTTTCCCTGAATTATATTATTTATGGAAATGGAAAATCAATTCCAATTACCATTTCCAGCAATTTCTTACACAAGTATTCAATTGGTTTGAATTTGTTCAGTGGTGAACGGCGATCAAGAAGTTGAGACTAGAGGAATTGTCCAGAAGAGgtttgaatgaatgaaaatacaaaaataaaggatGAATTCCACTTTCACTTTAAAGATACATTTTATCAAAATAGCTTAGTGATATGCTCAAATTAGCTGCCCAGTAAGGTGTGGACACATGGTGCACAACTATAAGGATATTCACGATACCCTAAATACCACGTATAACCACACCTTCGGATATCGGGAGAGGGAGGAGACTTGAGCCCTCTTTAGGTGGTAGAGATTTACTAGGACTCTAACTACTTGAAGGGGAGAAGATACCTGAAAAGAGGATATTCCCCACGGAGGTAGGAAAACATGAAGGGGGGAGTCCTCCAAAATGCCCTAAGTTcgtaaaagaggagaaagatgtCTCATAGTAGGACTTGAAAAATGGGTAACCCATAAGACAGAGCCAGGTAAGTCAACATATTCACTCCATTACTCTTCTGAAAAATTGTTGTAcaagtctctaacttgggcgtcagaGGGCTAATCCCAGAGCCACCTCTGGGCCTCTGTcttctgtgcttgtgtaggatcgATGCTCAACCTTCCATAGATTCTCGGCTACAACAGATTGGCACCATCTGTGGGAATGATAGAGTAATTATAGGGAAAACCTATAATCGTAACAAAACAAAAGCAGCGCCGAGTAGAAATATAAATGCGAGGGAGCCTTCAGAACCTCTATCGCCCTCGACGGATACATGCGAAAAACGAGGGAACAAAAGTCAAGAAGGTCCTACAAGGGATTAGTGTTCGATCAAAAATTCGGTGCGTAGGGATAGCAATCCCTCGTCTCCTCTTGGGGTgcaagaatatgtgaccaaggagCAATTCGATGCTCTCCAAGAGAAGTACAACCGAATGGCCAAAACAATGAAGTCTCCAAGGTTGTCACCCAGAGGACTAATGGAATAGCAAAAGATTCCAACGTTCAGATGGAGCAAGTTCGAGACGAAGATCGCAGCAGTTCAGGGTCGGTAAGATCTGGCTCGAATCCTCGAAATCATGCGGCAAGGGAAAGCCCCACACCCAGAGAGAGGGCATGACGCACTGCAAGGGCAAGGCATGAAGAACCTTGTTAAGGAAACGGTCAGAGATCCGAAGATCAAGGGTTGAAATAGATGATTCTCGACTTGAAGGATGAAATCCGAAAAGTAGCAGACAACCAAATAGGCACGCGTGAGCCaaacctcactaatgacataGCTTTAGCTAATGAAGTTATGAGGGATCCGCTCCCCGTCGGATTTCGCTTGCCTAAGTACGACACTTATGATGGGACAGAAGATCCAGTCGACCACTTAGAGGGGTTTAAGGTTGTAATGCAGTTCCATCGGGTGTTAGAAAGCATTACGTGTTGGGCACTCCTCTTAATCTTCAGAGCTACTGCGAGATTATGGTATAACCTCTTGCTGTCAAAATCAATTCACAGCTTCAGTGAACTAAGCCACGTCTTCATAAaaggattctccagtagccaacccctttaAAAGACGACATACAACTTAACCAACGTCAAGCAGTATACAGGAGAATCACTACGAGTTTACATGAAACGCTTCCATCAGGAGAAGCTTGCGATCAGAGGCTTAGATCCGAAGGAAGAATTCACAGCCCTTTTAAGAGGTGTCAAAGACAAAGAACTAAAAAGATCTTTGGCAAAGCGTGCACCAAGAAATTTGGCTGAGCTGAAAGCCCAGTGTGATAAGTACAtttagatggaagaaaccctggaggccgacgaagaagaagaagggaaggctGGAAAGAAAATGACCTCAAGAGAGGAAAATAAGCCTTCTGAGGGAAAGAGATGAAGATCGGAACGTGATAAGGCACCCATCCTGCTAAGAAAGTTTGAAAGGTAGGCACCCCTCAATCGAAGGAGAACTGATgtattgatgcagataaaagacTCCTCGGATGCCAAAGCCCTAAAGTGGAAAGGAAAGATGGGGTGACATCTCAAAAGGAGCAACATGGACAAATATTTCCATTTCCACATGGATCATAGCCATGATACTGAAAATTACTGGCACTTGAAGGGCGAGACAGAAAgtatgatccgaagaggatactTGGGTCGCTTTGTGGACTGCGAAAAGGAAGACCCCCAAGACGACAATGATCGGCGAGACAACCACCAGAGAGAGGGCAAGGGTTGTCGAGAAAGTAGGGGACCAGCTTGTAGAGACAACCAAGAGCGGCGAAGAGACCGAACACCCAAAAGGACTAACCCTTGCCCCCAAGACGACCAGACGATAATGATCAGTGGAGGAATGGCTGTGGGAGAAAGCTCTGTTTTGACCAAAAAGGCCAAGGCCTATGCAAGAAGCGTACATGTGACCGAATGGTTGAATAAGAAGGCGAAGATAGGGACAATGATCTCTTTATCGGACGACGATCTGGAAGGAGTACAGACGCCTTATGACGATGCCCTAGTAATCACCATGACATTAGCCGACAGCAGGGTAAAGAGGATATTGGTGGATAATGGTAGCTCAGTTGATATCCTATTCCTCGAAGTTTTTCAAAAGATGGgcttgagtaaggagaagctgaagaaggtcgaacacccattACAGGGGTTCTCAGGAGCTTCGGTAAAAGTTGAGGGTTCATATGAATTACCGGTGAGAGCTGGTACTAGGGATCGCCATGTCACGGTTATGATAATTTTTCTCGTGGTCGACATTACCTCcgcgtataatgccatactagaAAGAGTTAGATTGAACCTACTGAAAGCCATTGTCTCCACATCgcatctcaagatgaagttccctaCGAAGAATGGGGTCGGGGAATGCCGAGGCGACCAAAAAACATCTCAAAGATGCTACGCCACAACCCtgtgggggaaagaaaaggcgggtgaaGCACTTCCAATAGAAGGCCTACGCAATGACCCCAATCATCAGAGAGGAGAACTGACTGAGGACCTAATCTAAGTCGACATCAAGGAAGGAGATAGCACTCGCCAATTCCAAGTTAGAGCATTAATGCTAAAGCAACAACAGGAAAGATCATCTCGTTCTTTCGAGATAATTTCGACGTCTTCGTCTGGTTAGCCTCGGATATGCCTAGAGTAGCTCGAGAAGTGATTGAGCATCAACTAAGTGTTAATCCGACTAAGAAGCCAACATAACAAAAGATGAGAACCTTTGCCACCGAGAGGTAGCAGAGGATAGATAAAGAAGTAAAGAAATTGCTAAAGGCTAAGTTCATCTAGGAGATCCGATACCCATAATGGATATCCAATATGGTGATGGTCCTGAAGGCAAACAGGAAATGGAGAATATGCATCGACTTCACAGACCTGAGGTATTGAGCTTAAGATAGATCTTCTTATTGATGCCACTTCAGGGCATGAGGCATTGAGCTTCATAAATGCATactcagggtacaatcagatcaagatgtgtgaGGCTGACATCTGAAGACATCCTTCGTAACCGAAAGAGGATTGTACTACTTTAAAgtaatgcccttcgggctaaaaaacacAAGAGCAACTTACTataggttggtgaataaaatctttaaggaGATGATCGGCAAGACTATGGAAGTGTATCTGGACAACATGCTAGTGAAAAGCTTGAAGTCAGAACATCATATCCGGGACATAGAGCGAGCATTCCAAGTACTAAGGGAGTACGACATGAAGTTAAACCTAACAAAGTGCACATTCGGAGTAACGTCAGGAAAGTTTCTCGGCATCATCATCTTAGAAAGgagaattgaagccaacccgatGGATATACAGGCCATCCGAGAGATGAAGTCCCCGCAGAACGTGAaacaagtccaggagctgatgGGAAGAATTGCTGCTAGGTCGGTTTATGTCTTGTTCGGCTTTCAAGTGTCTGCCCTTTTTCAAAGCCTTGAAAGGATCCAAGAGGTTTGAGTGGATTGATGAGTACAAAAGGTCCTTCAAACAACTGAAGGAATACTTAGCGACCAACGctgctgacaaagccaaacACCAGAGATGTTCTGCAACTATATCTAGCTATATCAGCTGTGGCAATAAGTGCAATACTAttcaaagaagaggaaagacaaCAATGGTCAATATACTATGTCAGTCAAACCTTGCTAGCTGCAAAAACAAGATAcaaaaagatggagaaagtggCATATGCACTTGTGATAGCAGCAAGGAAACTAAGACTCTTTTTTCAGTCACACATGATATATGTGCTCATGTAAAGAAAATACTGCAGAGCCTAGATATATCTAGCAGACTGGTGAATTGGACCATAGAATTGGGGGAATTTGACATCCAATACAAACCAAGAACTGTGATTAAAGCATAGGCCCTAACTAACTTCATCATCGAGACGACACTCCCGGATGAAGCACAGGAGCCGACCGAGGCTCTGACAGATGAgacttggacattgtatgtggatggagCATCCAACGGGACGGGAAGCAGAGTAGGCATCATACTCATCAGTCCCAAGGGATTCAAGATTGAATATGCCCTATGGTTCGGCTTTAGTGACTCCAACAACGAAGCCGAGTACGAAGCGCTGATTGCCAAAATTAATCTGACACGAGCTCTGATGATGCAGAAGCTGGTGGTGCACAGTGACTTGCAGCTTATAGTATGAGAAGTGAAAGGCGACTATGAAGTAAAAGAACACTGAATGGCagaatacttgaagaaggtGCAAGCCTTCAAAGAATTCAATGTGAAATAGGTACCGCATgcagagaatgctagtgcagatgcTATCGCAACTAGCAACATCAGACTTCATGTAACTGGGGCACTCAGTATATTTCGAGGTACTACCTCAATCGAGCACCATGAGTTTCCAAGAAGTGTTGCCCGTAGAAGGAAATGGCCTCAACTGGATGAATCCTATAGTAAAATACTTAAAGGAGGGAGTGCTCCCAGAGGATAGGGATGAGGCAAGAAAAGTACATATAAGATTAGCATAGTTCCTGCTGAAGGATGAATcattgtacaaaatagggttcaccaaaCTTTTATCTCAAATACGTAGACCCTATCAATGCCGAATATGCTTTCAAAGAGGTATACGAAGGAATATACGATGAACATCTAGGAGCACAAGCTTTGGCCCATAAAGTGTTATGACAAGGCCTATTCTGGCCAACTATGAGGAAAGATGTTGAAGAATTCATCAGGAAATGCCTAAAGTGCCAAATGTTCACCCCAACTTGCCATAGAACTATCCTCCCTATCTAGTCCAATGCCCtttgccatgtggggaatggacatcctaggGTCATTCCCATTGGCAACGAGGCAAAGGAAGTTTGTTGCGGTGACAGTGGactacttcactaaatgggtgaAAATTGAAGCACTAGCCATAATAACATAAAAGAATATACGGGACTTCTTTGAAAAAGTGGTGGTTTATCGGTTCGGGATCCCCAGAGTGATAGTGACAGACAATGGAACccagtttgccaatccaaccttcggATCATTCTGTAAAGCCCTCAACATTGAGCATAGAAAGACATCCGTCGTTACCCACCGAAAAACGGATTGACAGAGGTAACGAACTATACACTGCTACAGGGAATCAAAAAAAGGTTAGATGATGCAAAGGGACTATGGGCAGATGAATTACACAGTATCCTTTGGGCCTATCAAACAACTGAAAGATCaaccaccggagaaacacccagTCGAAATTGGTGTTATGACCCACAGAGTCCAGTATTACAACAAAGGAAAATATGATGAGGGACTTCAGGCTAATTTGGACCTCCTATATGAAGTACAAGAGGACTCACATAAAAGAATTGCAGCTTACCAGCAGAAGGTAGCAAGGCACTACAATTCCAAAGTATGAAGAAAAGAATTCAAACTCGGTGACCTCATCTTAAAAAGAGTAGAAGTGTCAGACCCGAGGCATTAGGGAACGTTGGCACCCAATTAGGAAAGACCCTACAGAGTCACCAAGGTAATACAACCAGgctcctatcacctagagactacagGGACAGAAAGGGTAACCCGgtcatggaactcgaagaatcagaggaaattctaccagtagtagTAGTAATAGCATGCATGTTTAGTTTCAACccattctttaatttttcagcacTTGTCAATTTCACTTTCAATTTGTAGTTCGGATTTTTATAAAAAGCTGGTTCACGGCAGATTGGTTGGTCTTAGATAATTACATacatctcaaaaaaaaaaaaattccctcggttgggagctcaaaccaaggtcgagcagacctgaccaaatgGACcaccctcagttgggagctcaagccaaaGCCGAGCTAACTTGACCGAAGGGACCACcatcggttgggagctcaagccaaggccgagcataCCTAACCAAAGGGACCACCATC is part of the Macadamia integrifolia cultivar HAES 741 chromosome 9, SCU_Mint_v3, whole genome shotgun sequence genome and encodes:
- the LOC122089616 gene encoding uncharacterized protein LOC122089616, translated to MDKYFHFHMDHSHDTENYWHLKGETESMIRRGYLGRFVDCEKEDPQDDNDRRDNHQREGKGCRESRGPACRDNQERRRDRTPKRTNPCPQDDQTIMISGGMAVGESSVLTKKAKAYARSVHVTEWLNKKAKIGTMISLSDDDLEGVQTPYDDALVITMTLADSRVKRILVDNGSSVDILFLEVFQKMGLSKEKLKKVEHPLQGFSGASVKVEGSYELPVRAGTRDRHVTVMIIFLVVDITSAYNAILERVRLNLLKAIVSTSHLKMKFPTKNGVGECRGDQKTSQRCYATTLWGKEKAGEALPIEGLRNDPNHQRGELTEDLI